The following are encoded in a window of Streptomyces sp. 11x1 genomic DNA:
- a CDS encoding small basic family protein gives MIAVLGLVLGVVAGLLVRPEVPAVVEPYLPIAVVAALDAVFGGLRAMLDGIFDDKVFVVSFLSNVVVAALIVFLGDKLGVGAQLSTGVVVVLGIRIFSNAAAIRRHVFRA, from the coding sequence GTGATCGCCGTACTGGGCCTCGTCCTCGGAGTCGTGGCCGGACTGTTGGTCCGGCCCGAGGTACCGGCGGTGGTAGAGCCGTATCTCCCCATCGCCGTGGTGGCGGCGCTGGACGCCGTCTTCGGTGGTCTGCGCGCGATGTTGGACGGCATCTTCGACGACAAGGTCTTCGTCGTGTCGTTCCTGTCGAACGTGGTCGTGGCCGCCCTGATCGTCTTCCTCGGTGACAAGTTGGGCGTCGGCGCCCAGCTGTCCACGGGCGTCGTGGTCGTTCTCGGCATCCGCATCTTCTCCAACGCCGCGGCGATCCGCCGGCACGTGTTCCGGGCGTGA
- a CDS encoding mannose-1-phosphate guanyltransferase gives MKAVVMAGGEGTRLRPMTSSMPKPLLPVANRPIMEHVLRLLKRHGLNETVVTVQFLASLVKNYFGDGEELGMELSYANEEKPLGTAGSVKNAEEALKDDAFLVISGDALTDFDLTELINFHKEKGALVTVCLTRVPNPLEFGITIVDEEGKVERFLEKPTWGQVFSDTVNTGIYVMEPEVFDYVEADVPVDWSGDVFPQLMKEGKPVYGYVAEGYWEDVGTHESYVKAQADVLEGKVDVEIDGFELSPGVWIAEGAEVHPDAVLRGPLYIGDYAKVEAGAEIREHTVVGSNVVVKSGAFLHKAVVHDNVYIGQHSNLRGCVVGKNTDIMRAARIEDGAVIGDECLVGEESIIQGNVRVYPFKTIEAGAFVNTSVIWESRGQAHLFGARGVSGILNVEITPELAVRLAGAYATTLKKGSTVTTARDHSRGARALKRAVISALQASAIDVRDLENVPLPVARQQTARGSAGGIMIRTTPGVPDSVDIMFFDGQGADLSQASQRKLDRVFARQEYRRAFPGEIGDLHFPASVFDSYTGSLLRNVDTTGIAESGLKVVVDASNGSAGLVLPSLLGKLGVDSLTINPGLDESRPTETGDMRRSGLVRLGEIVASSRAAFGVRFDPVGERLSLVDEKGRIVEDDRALLVMLDLVAAERRSGRVALPVTTTRIGEQVAAYHGTQVEWTTTSPDDLTRVGGDETTIFGGDGRGGFIVPEFSSVFDGTAAFVRLIGLVARTQLTLSQIDARIPRAHVLKRDLATPWAVKGLVMRRVVEAAGDRFVDTTDGVRVVETDGRWVMVLPDPAEAVTHLWAEGPDDASAQALLDEWAAVVDSAGR, from the coding sequence ATGAAGGCCGTCGTGATGGCCGGAGGCGAAGGCACACGCCTTCGCCCCATGACCTCGAGCATGCCCAAACCGCTCCTGCCCGTGGCGAACCGCCCGATCATGGAGCACGTACTGCGGCTGCTCAAAAGGCATGGGCTCAATGAGACCGTCGTTACTGTCCAGTTCCTGGCGTCACTCGTCAAGAACTACTTCGGGGACGGCGAGGAGCTCGGGATGGAGCTCTCCTATGCCAACGAGGAGAAGCCACTCGGTACCGCCGGGAGCGTCAAGAACGCCGAGGAGGCGCTGAAGGACGATGCCTTCCTCGTCATCTCCGGGGATGCCCTCACCGACTTCGACCTCACCGAGCTCATCAATTTCCACAAGGAAAAGGGTGCGCTGGTCACCGTCTGTCTGACTCGGGTGCCGAATCCATTGGAATTCGGTATCACGATCGTGGACGAGGAAGGCAAGGTCGAGCGATTCCTGGAGAAGCCCACCTGGGGCCAGGTCTTCTCCGACACCGTCAACACGGGCATCTATGTGATGGAGCCGGAGGTCTTCGACTACGTCGAGGCAGACGTTCCCGTCGACTGGTCCGGCGATGTCTTCCCGCAGCTGATGAAGGAGGGCAAGCCGGTCTACGGCTATGTCGCCGAGGGCTACTGGGAGGACGTCGGCACGCACGAGAGCTATGTGAAGGCTCAGGCCGACGTGCTGGAGGGCAAGGTCGACGTCGAGATCGACGGGTTCGAGCTCTCGCCCGGTGTGTGGATCGCCGAAGGCGCCGAAGTGCACCCCGACGCCGTGCTGCGCGGGCCGCTGTACATCGGGGACTACGCCAAGGTGGAAGCAGGCGCCGAAATCCGCGAGCACACGGTCGTGGGCTCGAACGTCGTCGTCAAGAGCGGGGCCTTTCTGCACAAGGCCGTGGTCCACGACAACGTCTACATCGGGCAGCACAGCAATTTGCGTGGCTGCGTGGTCGGAAAGAACACCGACATCATGCGCGCCGCGCGGATCGAGGACGGCGCGGTGATCGGCGACGAGTGTCTCGTCGGCGAAGAATCGATCATCCAGGGGAACGTGCGCGTCTACCCCTTCAAGACGATCGAGGCCGGTGCTTTCGTCAACACCTCGGTGATCTGGGAATCCCGAGGGCAAGCCCACCTGTTCGGTGCCCGGGGCGTCTCCGGCATCCTGAATGTGGAGATCACCCCCGAGCTGGCCGTGAGGCTCGCGGGTGCCTATGCCACGACCCTCAAGAAGGGTTCCACGGTCACCACCGCCCGCGACCACTCCCGAGGCGCCCGCGCGCTGAAGCGGGCGGTCATCTCGGCGCTGCAGGCCAGCGCCATCGACGTACGGGACCTGGAGAACGTCCCGCTGCCGGTGGCTCGGCAGCAGACCGCCCGGGGCAGCGCCGGCGGGATCATGATCCGGACGACACCGGGCGTTCCCGACTCCGTCGACATCATGTTCTTCGACGGGCAGGGCGCCGACCTGTCGCAGGCCAGCCAGCGCAAGCTGGACCGGGTGTTCGCGCGGCAGGAGTACAGGCGCGCGTTCCCGGGCGAGATCGGGGACCTGCACTTCCCGGCCAGTGTGTTCGACTCGTACACCGGGTCGTTGCTCCGCAACGTCGACACCACCGGGATCGCCGAGTCGGGGCTCAAGGTCGTCGTGGACGCGTCCAACGGCAGCGCCGGTCTGGTGCTGCCGAGTCTGCTCGGCAAGCTGGGTGTCGACTCGCTGACGATCAACCCGGGTCTCGACGAGTCGCGCCCGACGGAGACGGGCGACATGAGGCGCTCCGGTCTGGTGCGACTGGGCGAGATCGTCGCGTCCTCGCGGGCCGCATTCGGCGTCCGGTTCGACCCTGTCGGTGAACGGCTGTCGCTCGTCGACGAGAAGGGCCGGATCGTCGAGGACGACCGGGCCCTGCTGGTCATGCTCGACCTGGTGGCCGCCGAACGGCGGAGCGGACGGGTCGCGCTCCCTGTCACCACCACCAGGATCGGCGAGCAGGTCGCCGCGTACCACGGCACGCAGGTCGAGTGGACGACCACCTCGCCCGACGACCTCACGCGGGTCGGCGGGGACGAGACGACCATCTTCGGCGGCGACGGGCGCGGCGGTTTCATCGTGCCGGAGTTCAGCAGCGTCTTCGACGGGACGGCGGCCTTCGTACGGCTCATCGGGTTGGTGGCGCGCACGCAGCTCACGCTCAGCCAGATCGACGCGCGGATTCCGCGGGCGCACGTCCTGAAGCGGGATCTCGCCACTCCGTGGGCCGTCAAGGGCCTGGTGATGCGGCGGGTCGTGGAGGCGGCCGGGGACCGTTTCGTGGACACCACCGACGGGGTGCGGGTCGTGGAGACCGACGGGCGGTGGGTGATGGTCCTCCCGGATCCCGCCGAAGCCGTCACACATCTGTGGGCCGAGGGGCCCGACGACGCCTCGGCGCAGGCCCTGCTGGACGAGTGGGCGGCGGTCGTGGACAGCGCCGGCCGCTGA
- a CDS encoding TIM-barrel domain-containing protein, with protein sequence MNGRDLVRSVKTIGSAGVAQGLRTVRAAWRRRRADAAALPTRGAERARVPGPVVGVEPGPGGGVVRFSRSELRVTVDVHGAVFWGWDGAGPEPSYALAGRCPEPDPRAVLEPDKDGAWRVVAERVTVVVSRLGAVEVRTPGGVVLRRDLPPRWWEPVGGGEARWVQRSEVAADARFFGLGGRASGPRLRGGTYRLWNTDPGRPFAPGDDPLYITMPVQMVVADAATHLVFHDTTWDGTVTLREGEEGAGSGHDRAGTSELRMDGGPLRCWVIVGTPARVLHAWAALTGAPALPPAWALGHHHARWGFGSEQEVRRIVAGYREHGLPLDAVHLDIDHYDAHQVFTVDAEHFPKLPVLAEELRREGIRLVSIVDAAVGARPGDAVYDSGTAEDAFVRDATGKVAEGLVWPGDSVFPDFTRARTRAWWGGLYGERLAQGFAGFWHDMNEPTSFTAFGENTLPRSARHDLEGRGGDHREAHNVYALCMARAGYESLRELVPEERPFVFSRSGWAGMQRYGGTWSGDVATGWPGLRASLALVLGLGLCGVPYSGPDVGGFDGSPSPELYLRWFQLGAYLPLFRTHASLRAGRREPWEFGDEIVEHARVALVERRRLSPYFMTLAHLARRTGAPYVRPLWWGAPEDRTLRDCEDAFLLGDCLLVAPVLEPGVERRAVRLPRGRWYDTVTGRAYQGPGQVLLDAPLSRVPVLARAGAVVPVRGADGGLELEVWAPARGRTGGGLVVPDAGDGWDEPEVERYTARWEGSRLVVEREGDEGPVEPAYPVKVRGLDQG encoded by the coding sequence ATGAACGGTCGTGACCTGGTGCGTTCGGTGAAAACGATCGGTTCGGCGGGGGTGGCGCAAGGGCTGCGCACCGTGCGGGCCGCATGGCGCAGGAGGCGTGCCGACGCGGCCGCTCTGCCGACGCGGGGTGCCGAGCGTGCCAGGGTGCCGGGGCCGGTGGTGGGTGTGGAGCCGGGGCCCGGCGGCGGGGTCGTACGGTTCAGCAGGTCCGAGCTGCGGGTCACCGTCGATGTGCACGGCGCGGTCTTCTGGGGCTGGGACGGGGCCGGTCCCGAGCCGTCGTACGCGCTGGCGGGCCGGTGCCCGGAGCCGGATCCGCGGGCCGTGCTGGAGCCGGACAAGGACGGCGCCTGGCGGGTCGTGGCCGAGCGCGTCACGGTCGTGGTGTCGCGGCTGGGCGCCGTGGAGGTGCGTACGCCCGGTGGAGTGGTCCTGCGGCGTGATCTGCCGCCCCGGTGGTGGGAGCCGGTGGGTGGAGGTGAGGCACGGTGGGTGCAGCGGTCGGAGGTGGCGGCCGACGCGCGGTTCTTCGGGCTGGGCGGACGGGCGTCGGGTCCCCGGCTGCGGGGCGGAACGTATCGGCTGTGGAACACGGACCCCGGTCGTCCGTTCGCGCCGGGCGACGACCCGCTGTACATCACGATGCCGGTGCAGATGGTGGTGGCGGACGCGGCCACGCATCTGGTGTTCCACGACACCACCTGGGACGGCACGGTGACGCTGCGGGAGGGCGAGGAGGGCGCCGGGTCCGGGCACGACCGGGCCGGGACGTCCGAGCTGCGGATGGACGGCGGGCCCCTGCGCTGCTGGGTCATAGTCGGCACGCCCGCGCGCGTGCTGCACGCCTGGGCCGCGCTGACCGGGGCTCCGGCGCTGCCGCCGGCGTGGGCGTTGGGCCATCATCACGCGCGGTGGGGCTTCGGGAGCGAGCAGGAGGTGCGGCGGATCGTCGCGGGCTACCGGGAGCACGGGCTGCCGCTCGACGCGGTCCATCTGGACATCGACCACTACGACGCCCACCAGGTCTTCACGGTCGACGCGGAGCACTTCCCGAAGCTGCCGGTGCTCGCCGAGGAGTTGCGGCGGGAGGGGATCCGGTTGGTGTCGATCGTGGACGCGGCGGTCGGTGCGCGGCCGGGCGACGCGGTGTACGACAGCGGGACGGCCGAGGACGCCTTCGTGCGCGACGCCACCGGGAAGGTCGCGGAGGGGCTCGTGTGGCCCGGGGATTCGGTCTTCCCGGACTTCACACGCGCGCGTACGCGCGCGTGGTGGGGTGGTCTCTACGGGGAGCGGCTGGCGCAGGGCTTCGCGGGGTTCTGGCACGACATGAACGAGCCGACGTCGTTCACGGCGTTCGGGGAGAACACGCTGCCCCGGTCGGCCCGGCACGATCTGGAGGGCCGGGGCGGTGATCATCGCGAGGCACACAACGTGTACGCGCTCTGCATGGCCCGCGCGGGGTACGAGTCGCTGCGTGAGCTGGTGCCCGAGGAGCGGCCGTTCGTCTTCTCGCGCTCCGGGTGGGCAGGGATGCAGCGCTACGGCGGGACGTGGTCGGGGGACGTGGCGACGGGCTGGCCGGGGCTGCGGGCGTCGCTCGCGCTGGTGCTGGGGCTGGGGCTGTGCGGGGTGCCGTACTCGGGGCCGGACGTGGGCGGATTCGACGGGAGTCCCTCGCCGGAGCTGTATCTGCGGTGGTTCCAGCTGGGCGCGTATCTGCCGCTGTTCCGTACGCACGCGAGTCTGCGGGCGGGGCGGCGCGAGCCGTGGGAGTTCGGGGACGAGATCGTCGAGCACGCGCGCGTGGCGCTCGTCGAGCGGCGGCGGCTGTCGCCCTACTTCATGACGCTGGCCCATCTGGCGCGTCGTACGGGGGCGCCCTATGTGCGCCCGTTGTGGTGGGGTGCGCCCGAGGACCGGACGCTGCGCGACTGCGAGGACGCGTTTCTCCTGGGTGACTGTCTGCTGGTGGCGCCGGTGCTGGAGCCGGGCGTGGAGCGGCGTGCGGTGCGGCTGCCTCGCGGCCGTTGGTACGACACGGTGACGGGGCGGGCGTACCAGGGGCCGGGGCAGGTGCTGCTGGACGCGCCGCTGTCGCGTGTGCCGGTACTCGCGCGCGCGGGTGCCGTGGTTCCGGTCCGGGGCGCCGACGGCGGCCTGGAGCTGGAGGTGTGGGCACCTGCGCGCGGGCGGACGGGGGGCGGGCTCGTGGTGCCGGACGCCGGGGACGGCTGGGACGAGCCGGAGGTCGAGCGGTACACGGCGCGTTGGGAGGGGTCGCGGCTGGTCGTGGAGCGGGAGGGGGACGAGGGGCCGGTCGAGCCCGCGTATCCCGTGAAGGTGCGCGGGCTCGACCAGGGGTGA
- a CDS encoding PTS glucose transporter subunit IIA, with protein sequence MTTVTSPLAGRAIGLAAVPDPVFSGAMVGPGTAIDPEREAGEAVAPVDGVIVSLHPHAFVVVDGEGHGVLTHLGIDTVQLNGEGFELLVSKGDTVRRGQAVVRWNPAAVEAAGKSPVCPVVALEATADSLTELREDGEVKAGDTLFGWR encoded by the coding sequence ATGACCACCGTGACGTCCCCTCTCGCAGGACGCGCCATCGGACTGGCCGCCGTACCGGACCCCGTGTTCTCGGGGGCGATGGTCGGCCCCGGCACGGCGATCGACCCCGAGCGTGAGGCAGGAGAGGCCGTCGCTCCCGTCGACGGGGTCATCGTCTCCCTGCACCCGCACGCGTTCGTCGTGGTGGACGGCGAGGGGCACGGCGTGCTGACGCATCTCGGGATCGATACCGTGCAGCTCAACGGTGAAGGGTTCGAGCTGCTCGTGAGCAAGGGCGACACCGTACGACGGGGTCAGGCCGTGGTGCGCTGGAACCCCGCCGCCGTGGAGGCCGCGGGCAAGTCGCCGGTCTGCCCCGTGGTGGCCCTGGAGGCGACGGCCGACTCCCTCACCGAGCTCCGCGAGGACGGGGAGGTGAAGGCCGGCGACACCCTCTTCGGCTGGCGGTGA
- the ptsP gene encoding phosphoenolpyruvate--protein phosphotransferase yields METTLRGVGVSHGVAIGEVRHMGTAVLEPPAKQIPAEDAEREQGRARKAVDAVAADLIARGNLAGGEAQAVLEAQALMAQDPELMADVERRIAVGSTAERGVYDAFAAYRALLAAAGEYLAGRVADLDDVRNRIVARLLGVPMPGVPDSVEPYVLIARDLAPADTALLDPTLVLGFVTEEGGPTSHSAILARALGVPAVVALPGAGELAEGTMIAVDGSTGEIFVNPSAEKKAELEAAAAARKAALAASSGPGATSDGHRVPLLANVGGPADVPAAVEAGAEGVGLFRTEFLFLDDSKAAPSEEKQVEAYRKVLEAFPEGRVVVRVLDAGADKPLEFLTPADEPNPALGVRGLRTLLDHPEVLRTQLTALAKAAEGLPVHLEVMAPMVADRTDAKAFADACREAGLRAKFGAMVEIPSAALRARSILREVEFLSLGTNDLAQYTFAADRQVGAVSRLQDPWQPALLDLVALSAEAAKAEGKSCGVCGEAASDPLLACVLTGLGVTSLSMGAASIPYVRATLAKYTLAQCERAAAAARAADTAEEARGAAQAVLSGE; encoded by the coding sequence ATGGAGACAACGCTGCGAGGCGTCGGTGTGAGCCACGGTGTGGCGATCGGCGAGGTTCGGCACATGGGAACGGCGGTGCTGGAGCCGCCCGCCAAGCAGATTCCGGCGGAGGACGCGGAGCGCGAGCAGGGGCGAGCCCGTAAGGCCGTGGACGCCGTGGCCGCCGATCTGATCGCGCGCGGCAATCTGGCCGGTGGCGAGGCCCAGGCTGTCCTGGAGGCCCAGGCGCTGATGGCCCAGGACCCGGAGCTGATGGCGGATGTGGAGCGACGTATCGCCGTGGGGAGCACGGCGGAGCGTGGTGTCTACGATGCCTTCGCCGCGTACCGGGCGCTGCTGGCCGCGGCCGGCGAGTACCTCGCGGGTCGCGTGGCGGACCTCGACGATGTGCGGAATCGTATCGTCGCCCGGCTCCTCGGGGTTCCGATGCCGGGGGTACCGGACAGCGTCGAGCCGTACGTCCTCATCGCCCGTGACCTCGCGCCCGCGGACACGGCGCTGCTCGACCCGACGCTCGTCCTCGGTTTCGTCACCGAGGAGGGCGGGCCGACCAGTCACAGTGCGATCCTGGCGCGGGCGCTCGGGGTGCCGGCCGTGGTGGCGCTGCCGGGGGCCGGGGAGCTCGCCGAGGGCACAATGATCGCCGTGGACGGCAGTACCGGTGAGATCTTCGTGAACCCGAGTGCGGAGAAGAAGGCCGAGCTGGAGGCCGCCGCGGCGGCGCGGAAGGCCGCGCTGGCCGCGTCGAGCGGGCCCGGCGCGACCTCCGACGGCCATCGGGTTCCGTTGCTGGCCAACGTGGGCGGCCCCGCTGATGTGCCGGCGGCCGTGGAGGCCGGGGCCGAGGGGGTCGGGCTGTTCCGGACCGAGTTCCTCTTCCTGGACGACAGCAAGGCGGCGCCGTCCGAGGAGAAGCAGGTCGAGGCGTATCGCAAGGTGCTGGAGGCCTTCCCCGAGGGGCGTGTGGTCGTGCGGGTGCTGGACGCCGGCGCCGACAAGCCGCTGGAGTTCCTCACTCCGGCCGACGAGCCGAACCCGGCGCTCGGTGTGCGTGGTCTGCGGACGCTTCTCGATCATCCCGAGGTGTTGCGGACGCAGTTGACGGCGCTCGCGAAGGCCGCCGAGGGTCTGCCGGTCCATCTCGAGGTCATGGCGCCGATGGTCGCGGACCGCACGGACGCCAAGGCGTTCGCCGACGCGTGTCGCGAGGCGGGGCTGCGGGCCAAGTTCGGTGCCATGGTGGAGATTCCGTCGGCGGCGCTGCGGGCGCGGTCGATCCTGCGGGAGGTGGAGTTCCTCTCCCTGGGGACGAACGACCTCGCGCAGTACACGTTCGCGGCCGACCGGCAGGTGGGGGCGGTGTCCCGGCTCCAGGACCCGTGGCAGCCGGCGCTGCTCGATCTCGTCGCGCTGTCCGCCGAGGCGGCGAAGGCCGAGGGCAAGAGCTGTGGCGTCTGCGGCGAGGCGGCGTCGGATCCGCTGCTCGCGTGTGTGCTGACCGGTCTGGGTGTCACCTCCCTGTCCATGGGTGCGGCGTCGATTCCGTATGTGCGGGCGACCTTGGCGAAGTACACGCTGGCGCAGTGCGAGCGGGCGGCGGCCGCCGCGCGGGCGGCGGACACGGCCGAGGAGGCGCGTGGCGCCGCGCAGGCGGTGCTGTCGGGCGAGTAG
- a CDS encoding acetoacetate--CoA ligase: MTSANPSPLWQPDADRIARARITAFQSWAAEHHGAPAEGGYPALHRWSVDELETFWTAVTEWFDVRFSTPYTRVLGDRTMPGAPWFPGATLNYAEHALRAADARADEPALLHVDETHEPRPVTWAELRRQVGSLAAELRALGVRPGDRVSGYLPNIPQAVVALLATAAVGGVWTSCAPDFGARSVLDRFQQVEPVVLFTVDGYRYGGKEHDRRDIVAELRRELPTLRAVVHIPVLGTDAPEGALEWSALTSADVAPTFEQVPFDHPLWVLYSSGTTGLPKALVQSQGGILVEHLKQLGLHCDLGPEDRFFWYTSTGWMMWNFLVSGLLTGTTVVLYDGSPGYPDTGAQWSVAERTGATLFGTSAAYVMACAKAGVHPGRDYDLSRVQCVGTTGSPLPPDGFRWLHDEVREDLWIASVSGGTDVCSCFAGAVPTLPVHIGELQAPCLGTDLQSWDPSGKPLVDEVGELVVTNPMPSMPIHFWNDPDGTRYHDSYFDTYPGVWRHGDWITLTSRGSVVVHGRSDSTLNRQGVRMGSADIYEAVERLPEIKESLVLGIEQPDGGYWMPLFVQLAPGATLDEALLTRIKRTIREQLSPRHVPDEVIEVPGVPHTLTGKRIEVPVKRLLQGTPLEKAVNPGSIDNLDLLHFYEDLARRRS; this comes from the coding sequence ATGACCTCAGCGAACCCCTCGCCGCTCTGGCAACCCGACGCGGACCGCATCGCCCGGGCCCGGATCACCGCATTCCAGTCCTGGGCGGCCGAACACCACGGAGCCCCCGCCGAAGGCGGATACCCGGCCCTGCACCGCTGGTCCGTCGACGAACTCGAGACGTTCTGGACAGCCGTCACCGAATGGTTCGACGTACGGTTCTCCACCCCCTACACGCGCGTGCTCGGCGACCGCACCATGCCCGGCGCCCCATGGTTCCCCGGAGCCACCCTCAACTACGCCGAACACGCACTCCGCGCGGCCGACGCCCGCGCCGACGAACCGGCCCTGCTCCACGTCGACGAGACCCACGAACCCCGCCCCGTGACCTGGGCGGAGCTGCGCCGCCAGGTCGGCTCCCTCGCCGCCGAACTGCGCGCCCTCGGCGTACGCCCGGGTGACCGCGTCAGCGGCTACCTCCCGAACATCCCGCAGGCCGTCGTCGCCCTCCTCGCCACGGCCGCCGTGGGCGGCGTCTGGACCTCCTGCGCACCGGACTTCGGCGCCCGCAGCGTCCTCGACCGCTTCCAGCAGGTCGAGCCCGTCGTCCTGTTCACCGTCGACGGCTACCGTTACGGCGGCAAGGAACACGACCGCCGCGACATCGTCGCCGAACTCCGCCGCGAACTGCCCACCCTGCGCGCCGTGGTCCACATCCCAGTCCTCGGCACCGACGCCCCCGAGGGCGCCCTGGAATGGTCCGCCCTGACCTCCGCGGACGTGGCACCCACCTTCGAACAGGTCCCGTTCGACCACCCCCTGTGGGTGCTCTACTCCTCCGGCACCACCGGCCTGCCCAAAGCCCTCGTCCAGTCCCAGGGCGGCATCCTCGTCGAACACCTCAAACAACTCGGCCTGCACTGTGATCTCGGCCCCGAGGACCGCTTCTTCTGGTACACCTCCACCGGCTGGATGATGTGGAACTTCCTCGTCTCAGGCCTCCTCACCGGCACCACCGTCGTCCTGTACGACGGCAGCCCCGGGTACCCCGACACAGGCGCCCAGTGGAGCGTCGCCGAACGCACCGGCGCCACCCTCTTCGGCACCTCCGCCGCGTACGTGATGGCCTGCGCCAAGGCTGGCGTCCACCCCGGCCGCGACTACGACCTCTCCCGCGTCCAGTGCGTCGGCACCACCGGCTCCCCGCTCCCGCCCGACGGCTTCCGCTGGCTCCACGACGAGGTCCGCGAGGATCTCTGGATCGCCTCCGTCAGCGGCGGCACCGACGTGTGCTCCTGCTTCGCGGGAGCCGTCCCCACCCTCCCCGTCCACATCGGCGAACTCCAGGCCCCCTGCCTCGGCACCGACCTGCAGTCCTGGGACCCCAGCGGCAAACCCCTCGTCGACGAGGTCGGCGAACTCGTCGTCACCAACCCCATGCCGTCCATGCCGATCCACTTCTGGAACGACCCCGACGGCACCCGTTACCACGACAGCTACTTCGACACCTACCCCGGCGTCTGGCGCCACGGCGACTGGATCACCCTCACCTCCCGGGGCTCCGTCGTGGTCCACGGCCGCTCCGACTCCACCCTCAACCGCCAGGGCGTCCGCATGGGATCGGCCGACATCTACGAGGCCGTCGAACGCCTCCCCGAGATCAAGGAGTCCCTCGTCCTCGGCATCGAACAGCCGGACGGCGGCTACTGGATGCCCCTCTTCGTCCAACTCGCCCCGGGGGCAACCCTCGACGAGGCCCTCCTCACCCGCATCAAACGCACCATCCGCGAACAGCTCTCACCCCGCCACGTCCCGGACGAGGTCATCGAAGTCCCCGGCGTCCCGCACACCCTCACCGGCAAACGCATCGAGGTCCCCGTCAAACGCCTCCTCCAGGGCACCCCACTGGAAAAGGCGGTCAACCCCGGCTCCATCGACAACCTCGACCTCCTGCACTTCTACGAGGACCTGGCCCGCCGGCGCTCCTGA
- a CDS encoding DUF881 domain-containing protein, with protein MCGMPQQPPVRSTPARPSRPDASMSLLNNVMDHSLDDGYAEAAARKKAAGTAGMPKTVRAKLGLAVGLVLAALVVTVGAAQARISAPVVAKEREELIDRIQEETAAADELEDSVDELRDDVSARQRKALKDDGGSDGNDLMGILSGAVEVHGPGVRLVVNDSKGAGQGGDGDPRETSGFSDTGRVRDRDMQRVVNGLWESGAEAISVNGQRLTALSAIRAAGDAILVDNKPLAPPYTVLAVGDGQRLSTRFQNSPDGLYLHALQENFGIRTSISVEDDLKVPAAPSVIVRTAEPSTEKGTS; from the coding sequence ATGTGCGGCATGCCGCAGCAGCCCCCCGTTCGGAGCACACCCGCGCGCCCGTCGCGTCCGGACGCCTCCATGTCGCTGCTCAACAACGTCATGGACCACAGCCTCGACGACGGATACGCCGAGGCCGCCGCCCGCAAGAAGGCCGCGGGCACCGCGGGCATGCCGAAGACGGTGCGGGCCAAGCTGGGACTCGCGGTCGGTCTGGTCCTCGCCGCCCTGGTGGTGACGGTGGGTGCCGCGCAGGCACGCATCAGCGCGCCCGTGGTCGCCAAGGAGCGCGAGGAGCTCATCGACCGCATCCAGGAGGAGACCGCCGCCGCGGACGAGCTCGAGGACTCCGTGGACGAGCTCCGGGACGACGTGAGCGCACGCCAGCGCAAAGCCCTCAAGGACGACGGCGGCAGCGACGGGAACGACCTGATGGGCATCCTGTCGGGCGCCGTCGAGGTGCACGGCCCCGGAGTCCGCCTCGTCGTCAACGACTCCAAGGGCGCCGGTCAGGGCGGTGACGGAGACCCGCGGGAGACCTCCGGGTTCTCGGACACGGGCCGTGTGCGGGACCGTGACATGCAGCGGGTCGTCAACGGGCTGTGGGAGTCCGGCGCCGAAGCCATCTCGGTCAACGGCCAGCGGCTCACCGCGCTGTCGGCGATCAGGGCCGCGGGCGACGCGATACTGGTCGACAACAAGCCCCTGGCACCGCCGTACACGGTCCTCGCGGTGGGGGACGGGCAGCGGCTGAGCACCAGGTTCCAGAACAGCCCCGACGGGCTGTATCTGCATGCCCTCCAGGAGAACTTCGGCATCCGGACGAGCATTTCCGTCGAGGACGACCTCAAGGTGCCGGCCGCGCCGAGCGTGATCGTACGAACAGCAGAACCCAGCACAGAGAAGGGCACATCGTGA
- a CDS encoding CDP-alcohol phosphatidyltransferase family protein has product MEVQETRVQTDRVLTIPNILSMARLVGVPVFLWLILWPEFGGPKADGWALLVLALSGVSDYLDGMLARRWNQISSLGRLLDPAADRLYILSTLVGLTWREILPLWLTAVLLLRELVLLVMVGILRRHGYPPPQVNFLGKAATFNLMYAFPLLLLSDGSGWISSLAAIFGWAFAGWGTTLYWWAGILYVVQVRRLVSADAMAD; this is encoded by the coding sequence GTGGAGGTCCAGGAGACACGGGTCCAGACGGACCGGGTCCTCACCATCCCGAACATCCTCAGCATGGCGCGGCTCGTTGGCGTTCCCGTCTTCCTGTGGCTGATTCTCTGGCCCGAGTTCGGCGGCCCCAAGGCCGACGGCTGGGCGCTCCTGGTGCTCGCTCTCAGCGGCGTCAGTGACTATCTGGACGGCATGCTGGCTCGACGCTGGAACCAGATCAGCAGCCTCGGCCGGCTTCTCGATCCCGCGGCTGACAGGTTGTACATCCTGTCAACTCTCGTGGGGCTCACCTGGCGCGAGATTCTGCCCTTGTGGTTGACCGCTGTCCTGCTCCTGCGTGAGCTGGTTCTGCTGGTGATGGTGGGCATCCTCAGACGGCACGGCTATCCGCCGCCCCAGGTGAACTTCCTCGGCAAGGCGGCTACGTTCAACCTTATGTATGCCTTCCCGTTGCTGCTGCTCAGTGACGGAAGCGGATGGATCTCGTCACTCGCTGCTATTTTCGGATGGGCGTTCGCCGGATGGGGTACAACGCTGTACTGGTGGGCAGGGATCCTCTACGTGGTTCAGGTCCGCCGACTCGTCAGTGCGGACGCCATGGCCGATTGA